In Prevotella sp. oral taxon 475, one DNA window encodes the following:
- the rnr gene encoding ribonuclease R produces the protein MAKGKKGGKRMTKRQVAERLHDFFSTQPGKTFSFKEIFKQLKFDTHPLKMLAIDVMEEMAWDDFLTKVSDSSYRLNQMSQVLEGRFVRKANGKNSFLPDDGSTPVFVSERNSAWALNGDRVRVQLLARRQRHMKEAQVIEILQRAKDQVVGRLRVERDMAFLVTPESLYVHDIIIPKRRLKGGQSGDKAVVKITQWPDADHKNLLGEVVDVLGPTGDNDVEMNTILAQYGLPYTYPKAVEEAAEKISGDITEQDLAEREDFREVFTCTIDPKDAKDFDDALSIRQLDKGLWQVGVHIADVSHYVTEGSIIDKEAVKRATSVYLVDRTIPMLPERLCNFICSLRPNEEKLAYSVIFNMDENADIKAFRIVHTVIRSDRRYAYEEMQQLLEDNGVVDGTGTPAPPAPKGGYRGENAENLIMLDRLAKQLREKRFKNGAVKFDREELHFDIDDKGKPIRAYFKRSKDANKLIEEFMLLANKTVAESIGKTKRGQSAKTLPYRIHDNPDPQKLETLREFIVKFGYKLKTAGTKGETARSLNKLMDDVEGKREQNVIQTVALRAMMKARYSIHNIGHFGLAFDYYTHFTSPIRRYPDTMVHRLLTRYAAGGRSANKEHYEELCQHASDMEQIAQNAERDSIKYKMVELMGEHLGEVYDAHISGIASYGIYCEIDENHCEGMVPMRDLDDDYYDFDEKNYCLVGRRRHKKYQLGDPIRIQVARANLEKKQLDFTVAP, from the coding sequence ATGGCAAAAGGTAAAAAAGGCGGCAAGCGGATGACGAAGCGACAGGTGGCAGAACGCCTGCACGACTTCTTCAGCACGCAGCCGGGAAAGACATTCAGCTTCAAAGAGATTTTTAAGCAACTCAAGTTCGATACGCATCCGCTCAAAATGCTGGCCATCGATGTGATGGAAGAGATGGCCTGGGACGATTTCTTGACCAAGGTCAGCGACAGTTCCTATCGTCTCAACCAGATGAGCCAGGTGCTCGAGGGGCGTTTTGTGAGGAAAGCCAACGGCAAAAACTCGTTCCTGCCCGACGATGGCTCTACGCCCGTCTTCGTGAGCGAACGTAATTCGGCCTGGGCACTCAACGGCGACCGCGTGCGGGTGCAGCTTCTGGCCCGTCGACAGCGACACATGAAGGAGGCACAGGTCATCGAGATCCTTCAGCGCGCTAAGGATCAAGTGGTAGGACGGTTGCGGGTGGAACGCGATATGGCCTTCCTCGTGACGCCCGAAAGCCTCTATGTGCACGACATCATCATCCCTAAACGCCGACTCAAAGGCGGCCAATCGGGCGACAAAGCCGTGGTGAAAATTACCCAATGGCCCGATGCCGACCACAAAAACCTGCTTGGCGAGGTGGTAGATGTGCTGGGACCGACAGGCGATAACGATGTGGAGATGAACACCATTCTGGCCCAATACGGCTTGCCTTACACTTATCCAAAAGCCGTTGAAGAGGCCGCGGAGAAGATTTCGGGCGACATCACCGAGCAAGACTTGGCCGAGCGCGAAGACTTTCGCGAGGTTTTTACTTGCACCATCGACCCTAAGGATGCCAAAGACTTCGACGATGCGCTCTCCATCCGCCAACTCGACAAGGGCCTTTGGCAGGTGGGCGTACACATTGCAGACGTGAGTCATTACGTCACCGAGGGCAGTATCATCGACAAAGAGGCCGTGAAGCGCGCCACAAGTGTCTATTTGGTCGACCGAACCATCCCGATGCTGCCCGAGCGTCTCTGTAATTTCATCTGTTCGCTCAGGCCTAATGAAGAGAAGTTGGCCTACAGTGTCATCTTCAATATGGACGAAAATGCCGACATCAAGGCCTTCCGCATCGTGCATACCGTTATCCGGAGCGATCGCCGTTATGCCTATGAGGAGATGCAACAGCTGCTGGAAGACAATGGCGTTGTCGACGGAACGGGTACTCCTGCACCGCCTGCGCCGAAGGGTGGATATAGAGGTGAGAATGCCGAGAACCTGATAATGCTTGACCGATTGGCCAAACAGTTGCGCGAAAAGCGGTTCAAAAACGGAGCGGTGAAGTTCGATCGGGAGGAGCTCCACTTCGATATCGACGACAAGGGAAAGCCTATCCGTGCTTATTTCAAACGCTCTAAAGATGCCAACAAACTGATCGAGGAGTTTATGTTGCTGGCCAATAAAACGGTGGCCGAGAGCATCGGTAAGACGAAGAGAGGGCAGTCGGCCAAAACTTTGCCTTATCGCATCCACGACAATCCCGACCCGCAGAAGCTGGAAACGCTGAGAGAGTTTATCGTGAAGTTCGGTTATAAACTCAAAACGGCCGGAACGAAAGGCGAAACGGCCCGCTCGCTCAACAAACTCATGGACGATGTGGAGGGCAAACGCGAGCAAAATGTGATCCAGACGGTGGCTCTACGCGCCATGATGAAGGCTCGGTACAGCATCCATAACATCGGGCATTTCGGACTGGCGTTCGACTATTACACGCATTTCACCAGTCCCATCCGTCGCTATCCCGACACAATGGTGCACCGCCTGCTCACCCGTTACGCCGCAGGTGGTCGCAGTGCCAACAAAGAACACTACGAAGAACTGTGCCAACATGCCTCGGATATGGAACAGATTGCCCAGAATGCAGAACGCGACTCGATTAAATATAAGATGGTGGAGTTGATGGGCGAGCATCTGGGCGAGGTCTATGACGCTCACATCAGCGGCATTGCCAGCTATGGCATCTACTGCGAAATCGACGAAAACCACTGCGAAGGGATGGTGCCCATGCGCGATTTGGATGACGACTACTACGACTTCGACGAGAAAAACTATTGCCTCGTGGGTCGCAGACGTCACAAAAAATACCAACTGGGCGACCCGATCCGCATCCAAGTGGCACGCGCCAACCTCGAGAAAAAGCAGCTCGACTTTACCGTTGCTCCTTGA
- a CDS encoding UDP-N-acetylmuramoyl-L-alanyl-D-glutamate--2,6-diaminopimelate ligase has protein sequence MILQEILKNVKPLCIIGDAEVDVTGVNIDSRRIENGHLFVAIKGTQVDGHRFIGKAIEQGARAVLCEDLPQERTAGVTYVQVESTEDAVGKVATLFYGDPSRRLKLVGVTGTNGKTTVATLLFHLFRKFGHRCGLLSTVCNYIEDEAIPADHTTPDAIALNDLLHRMVEAHCEYVFMECSSHAIAQKRIGGLAFAGGIFTNLTRDHLDYHKTFENYRNAKKAFFDQLPRQAFAIVNADDKNGQVMVQNTRATVKTYSLRTMADFRAKILECHFEGMYLEVNGAEVGVQFIGKFNVSNLLAVYGTAVMLGKQSADILLLMSTLHSVSGRLQPIASPDGFTAIVDYAHTPDALANVLSAIHEVLDGKGRVITVCGAGGNRDKGKRPLMAQEALRQSDRVVITSDNPRFEDPQAIIADMLAGLSAQQMKKVLTITDRREAIRAACMMAQRGDVVLVAGKGHEDYQEVQGVKHHFDDREEIERCFAPASPT, from the coding sequence ATGATACTGCAAGAGATTTTAAAGAATGTCAAGCCGCTTTGCATCATCGGCGATGCAGAGGTGGACGTAACGGGAGTGAATATCGATTCCCGTCGGATAGAGAACGGTCACCTCTTCGTGGCCATCAAAGGTACGCAGGTGGACGGACACCGGTTCATCGGCAAGGCCATCGAACAAGGAGCGCGCGCTGTGCTCTGCGAAGATCTTCCCCAAGAGCGCACCGCCGGTGTAACTTACGTGCAGGTGGAATCCACCGAAGATGCTGTGGGAAAAGTGGCTACGCTCTTCTACGGCGACCCCTCCCGACGACTAAAATTGGTGGGAGTGACCGGCACCAATGGGAAAACGACCGTGGCTACGTTGCTCTTTCACTTGTTTCGCAAGTTCGGTCATCGTTGCGGATTGCTTTCTACCGTCTGCAATTACATCGAAGACGAAGCCATCCCGGCCGACCATACCACCCCCGACGCTATCGCTCTCAATGATCTGTTGCATCGAATGGTGGAGGCCCACTGTGAGTATGTCTTCATGGAATGCAGTTCGCACGCCATTGCGCAGAAGCGAATCGGCGGTCTTGCCTTTGCTGGCGGTATCTTTACCAATCTTACGCGCGATCATTTGGACTACCACAAAACTTTCGAAAACTACCGCAACGCCAAAAAAGCCTTCTTCGATCAGTTGCCCCGTCAGGCCTTTGCCATCGTCAACGCCGACGACAAGAACGGGCAGGTGATGGTGCAGAACACCCGAGCCACGGTAAAAACCTACTCTCTGCGGACGATGGCCGACTTCAGAGCGAAGATTCTCGAGTGCCATTTCGAAGGGATGTATCTCGAAGTGAATGGTGCCGAGGTAGGTGTGCAGTTCATCGGTAAGTTCAACGTGAGCAATCTACTGGCCGTTTACGGTACGGCGGTGATGCTGGGCAAGCAGTCGGCCGACATCTTGCTCCTGATGAGCACACTGCACAGCGTGAGCGGAAGGCTTCAGCCCATTGCCTCGCCCGACGGTTTTACGGCTATCGTCGACTATGCTCACACGCCCGACGCACTGGCCAATGTTCTTTCGGCCATCCATGAAGTACTGGACGGAAAGGGACGCGTTATTACCGTTTGTGGAGCAGGTGGCAATCGCGATAAAGGCAAACGTCCGCTCATGGCGCAAGAGGCTCTTCGGCAGAGCGACCGTGTGGTGATTACCAGCGACAATCCCCGTTTTGAAGACCCCCAAGCCATCATCGCCGACATGCTGGCCGGACTTTCTGCGCAACAAATGAAAAAGGTGCTCACCATCACTGACCGGCGAGAAGCCATCCGGGCAGCCTGTATGATGGCACAACGGGGCGACGTGGTGCTCGTAGCCGGTAAGGGACACGAAGACTATCAGGAAGTGCAGGGCGTGAAGCACCACTTCGACGATCGGGAGGAGATAGAACGCTGCTTCGCTCCCGCTTCGCCAACATAA
- the rsmH gene encoding 16S rRNA (cytosine(1402)-N(4))-methyltransferase RsmH — protein MNTETTKTAEGYHVPVLLGESVDGLHITPGGIYVDVTFGGGGHSREILSRMDSSAHLFGFDQDADAENNLQRPGTDGSAPLKEDKRLTFVRSNFRYLRNWMRYYGVEEVDGVLADLGVSSHHFDDETRGFSFRFEAPLDMRMNKRAAKTAADVVNGYEEERLSDVFYLYGELKNARRLASALVKARQGQPILTTTDLLKAVEPLFHREREKKDMAKLFQALRIEVNREMDALKELLQGAAACLKKGGRLSVITYHSLEDRIVKNFMKTGNVEGKRQQDFFGRIETPFALINNKVIVPSTAEQEENPRSRSAKLRIAEKK, from the coding sequence ATGAACACGGAGACGACGAAGACGGCAGAGGGCTATCACGTGCCGGTGCTGCTCGGTGAGAGCGTCGACGGCCTTCATATCACCCCTGGTGGCATCTATGTAGACGTCACATTCGGCGGCGGTGGGCATTCGCGAGAGATACTTTCGCGGATGGACAGCTCGGCGCATCTGTTCGGATTCGATCAAGATGCCGATGCTGAAAACAACCTGCAAAGACCTGGAACGGATGGAAGTGCACCGCTGAAGGAAGACAAACGACTGACGTTTGTGCGCTCCAACTTCAGATATTTGCGCAACTGGATGCGCTATTATGGGGTGGAAGAGGTGGACGGAGTGCTGGCAGACCTGGGTGTTTCGTCGCATCACTTCGACGATGAGACCCGCGGATTCTCTTTCCGCTTTGAGGCTCCGCTGGACATGCGCATGAACAAACGTGCTGCCAAGACGGCGGCCGATGTGGTGAACGGATATGAGGAGGAACGTCTTTCGGATGTGTTCTACCTCTATGGAGAGCTGAAAAACGCGCGGCGACTGGCGTCTGCCTTGGTCAAAGCTCGTCAGGGGCAGCCGATCCTCACCACAACCGACCTGCTGAAGGCCGTGGAACCGCTCTTCCACCGCGAGCGGGAGAAGAAGGATATGGCCAAACTCTTTCAGGCATTACGCATCGAGGTGAACCGCGAAATGGACGCCTTGAAAGAGCTTTTGCAAGGAGCGGCGGCGTGTTTGAAGAAAGGCGGGCGCCTCTCGGTGATCACTTATCACAGCTTGGAAGACCGTATCGTGAAAAATTTCATGAAGACGGGCAATGTGGAAGGGAAGCGGCAACAAGACTTTTTCGGACGCATCGAGACGCCTTTTGCTCTAATTAATAATAAGGTGATCGTGCCTTCGACTGCCGAACAGGAGGAAAATCCGCGCAGCCGAAGTGCTAAACTAAGAATAGCTGAAAAGAAATGA
- a CDS encoding FtsL-like putative cell division protein codes for MRPQEKEGDETYRLTVEPIPNTEMPEKTTNRAAGRTDSPTEKAAVKGPSGAKTEPKTAATPTDMGATEKPTLKEIILEQATEDEAPLNPSRTLRKILGGDILNTSTIRRQIWLFMLITLFLFVYISNRYSCQKHLIEIDQLTKELQDVKYKSLSSNSQFTEKSRESNVLRLLRNNKDTTLRMADQPPYMVNVPEE; via the coding sequence ATGAGGCCACAAGAGAAGGAAGGGGATGAGACTTACCGACTGACGGTGGAGCCGATTCCGAACACGGAGATGCCCGAGAAAACCACGAACCGGGCGGCGGGTAGAACCGATTCGCCTACCGAGAAGGCTGCCGTAAAGGGCCCGAGCGGGGCAAAGACAGAACCGAAAACTGCGGCGACGCCCACGGATATGGGGGCAACAGAAAAGCCTACGCTTAAAGAAATTATCTTAGAACAGGCCACGGAAGACGAGGCTCCGCTCAATCCTTCGCGCACATTGCGCAAGATTCTGGGCGGCGACATCCTCAATACCTCTACCATCCGGCGGCAGATTTGGCTCTTTATGCTCATCACGCTCTTCTTGTTCGTCTATATCTCCAATCGCTACAGTTGCCAAAAACATTTGATAGAAATCGACCAACTGACGAAAGAATTGCAGGACGTGAAGTATAAATCGCTCTCGAGCAATAGTCAGTTTACCGAAAAAAGCCGTGAGAGCAATGTGCTCCGACTGCTGCGCAACAATAAAGACACGACGTTGCGCATGGCCGATCAGCCCCCTTATATGGTGAATGTGCCCGAAGAATAG
- a CDS encoding phospho-N-acetylmuramoyl-pentapeptide-transferase, with product MLYYLFRFLEQFSISGAHIWGYISFRSLLAMILSLVISAWFGEKFIRFLKRKQITEVQRDKSIDPFGVNKIGVPSMGGIIIIVAILVPVLLLGRLRNVYLLLMIATTVWLGFLGGMDDFIKIFRHNKEGLKGKYKIVGQVGLGLIVGLVLWASPDVKINENLTVKRENRTEMVVKHRSQARKSLKTTIPFVKGHNLDYSRLTAFMGPYKTAAGWILFVVMTIVVVTAVSNGANLNDGMDGMCAGNSAIIGVVLGILAYVSSHVQFAAYLNIMYIPGSQELVVFFCAFIGALIGFLWYNAYPAQVFMGDTGSLTIGGIIAVGAIIIHKELLLPILCGIFFVESLSVILQVYYYKLGKRHGVKQRIFKRTPIHDNFRTQDSQLDPDCRYVFRKPKGAVHESKITIRFWIVTIILAALTIITLKIR from the coding sequence ATGTTATACTATCTCTTCCGATTCTTAGAGCAGTTCAGCATCTCGGGAGCCCATATCTGGGGCTACATCTCGTTCCGCTCATTGCTGGCAATGATTCTATCGCTGGTGATCTCCGCCTGGTTTGGCGAAAAATTCATCCGGTTTCTCAAGCGCAAACAAATCACCGAAGTGCAACGCGATAAAAGCATCGACCCCTTCGGAGTGAACAAAATCGGTGTTCCCTCGATGGGCGGCATCATTATCATCGTGGCCATCCTTGTGCCCGTGTTGTTGTTGGGCCGTCTGCGCAACGTCTATCTGCTGTTGATGATTGCCACGACGGTGTGGTTGGGATTCCTCGGCGGGATGGACGACTTTATCAAAATCTTCCGTCACAACAAAGAAGGCCTCAAAGGGAAATATAAAATCGTGGGACAGGTGGGCCTCGGACTTATCGTGGGACTGGTACTTTGGGCTTCGCCCGACGTGAAAATCAACGAAAACCTCACCGTCAAACGCGAAAATCGCACCGAAATGGTGGTCAAACACAGGAGTCAGGCTCGCAAATCGCTCAAGACCACCATCCCTTTCGTCAAGGGACATAACTTGGATTACTCGCGCCTCACCGCCTTTATGGGCCCCTATAAAACGGCGGCCGGATGGATTCTCTTTGTAGTGATGACCATTGTCGTAGTGACGGCTGTGAGTAACGGGGCCAACCTCAATGACGGAATGGATGGGATGTGCGCCGGCAACTCGGCCATCATCGGCGTAGTGCTGGGCATTCTGGCCTACGTCAGTTCGCATGTGCAGTTTGCCGCCTACCTTAATATTATGTATATCCCCGGCTCTCAGGAACTGGTGGTGTTTTTCTGCGCCTTCATCGGCGCGCTGATCGGTTTTCTATGGTACAATGCCTATCCCGCACAGGTGTTTATGGGCGACACAGGATCGCTCACCATTGGTGGCATTATCGCCGTAGGAGCCATCATCATTCATAAAGAATTGTTGTTGCCCATCCTCTGTGGCATCTTCTTCGTGGAAAGTTTGAGCGTCATCCTTCAGGTGTATTACTACAAATTGGGGAAACGCCACGGCGTGAAACAGCGCATCTTCAAACGCACTCCCATCCACGACAACTTCCGAACACAAGACAGTCAGCTCGATCCCGATTGCCGATACGTCTTTCGGAAGCCCAAAGGAGCCGTGCACGAATCGAAGATTACCATCCGGTTTTGGATCGTTACCATCATCCTTGCCGCACTCACCATTATCACATTGAAAATAAGGTAA
- a CDS encoding penicillin-binding protein produces MSKFDHKKIMPRYSFIAILMTLIAVVVIGKTLYLMTAKRDYWMNVAARQKRDSVSVKPMRGNILSCDEQLMASSLPEFKLYMDFNALHEAKNDSLWEEKLDSICQGLHAIFPEKSAASFRRHLEEGRNRQSRHWALWNKRVDYNTYSEVRQLPVFSLSKYKSGFHTEEFNARQRPYGSLAGRTVGDMFGAKDTARCGLELSYDSILRGSNGLIHRRKVLNRFLDIMDTPPIDGADIVTTIDVGMQDLAERAVIEQLKEINGNVGVAIVMEVSTGDVKAIVNMQKCVDGEYREIKNHAVSDLLEPGSVFKVASIMTALDDGFVDTTYMVNTGGGTWPMYGREMRDHNWRRGGYGVISLPRTLEVSSNIGVSRIIDQFYHNDPEKFVRGIYRRGLALDFRIPLVGSSSAKIRMPRKAPNGQWLNWSNTALPWMSIGYETQIPPISTLAFYNAIANNGCMMRPRFVKKVMKNGETLMEFPPEVMKGYEQICKPKTLKEIQTILEHVVSQGLGKKAGSASFKVSGKTGTAQMSKGAAGYKSGTTDYLLSFAGYFPSEAPRYSCIVCIQKSGLPASGGGMCGPVFHQIAEGIMAQNLKLDVRDARDSTSILSPEVKNGNILAADYVLTHLGIGTRAEWTGSYATGHPVWGRAERAKDETVLLRRAKQFIRSQMPNVVGMGARDAVFLIESRGVKTRLSGRGKVMRQSIVPGTKLKKGMRCELELSS; encoded by the coding sequence ATGAGTAAGTTCGACCATAAGAAAATCATGCCGCGCTACAGCTTTATCGCTATTCTGATGACGCTGATAGCCGTTGTCGTGATTGGCAAAACGTTGTATCTCATGACGGCCAAACGCGACTACTGGATGAATGTGGCCGCCCGACAGAAGCGAGACAGCGTGAGCGTGAAGCCCATGCGTGGCAATATTCTTAGCTGCGACGAACAGTTGATGGCTTCGTCTCTGCCCGAATTTAAACTCTATATGGACTTCAACGCGCTGCACGAGGCCAAAAACGACTCGCTCTGGGAGGAGAAACTCGACTCGATTTGCCAGGGGTTGCATGCCATTTTCCCGGAGAAGTCGGCTGCATCGTTCAGACGTCACCTCGAAGAAGGGCGCAACCGGCAAAGCCGCCATTGGGCGTTGTGGAACAAACGGGTAGACTACAACACATATTCGGAGGTGAGGCAGTTGCCTGTTTTTAGTCTGTCGAAATATAAAAGCGGCTTCCACACCGAGGAGTTCAACGCCCGACAACGGCCGTACGGGTCGTTGGCAGGTCGCACGGTGGGCGATATGTTCGGGGCAAAAGATACGGCCCGCTGCGGATTGGAGCTGTCTTACGACTCGATTCTGAGAGGCAGCAACGGACTGATTCACCGCCGAAAGGTGCTCAACAGGTTTCTCGACATCATGGATACGCCGCCCATCGATGGGGCGGACATCGTCACCACCATCGATGTGGGCATGCAAGACCTGGCCGAACGGGCCGTTATCGAACAGTTGAAAGAAATTAACGGAAACGTGGGCGTGGCCATCGTGATGGAGGTTTCCACGGGAGACGTGAAGGCTATTGTGAACATGCAGAAGTGTGTGGATGGCGAATACCGCGAAATCAAGAACCATGCCGTGAGCGACTTGTTAGAGCCTGGATCGGTGTTCAAGGTGGCTTCCATCATGACGGCTTTGGACGACGGATTCGTAGACACAACTTACATGGTGAATACGGGCGGCGGAACCTGGCCAATGTACGGACGAGAGATGCGCGACCACAACTGGCGGCGCGGCGGATATGGCGTGATTTCGCTGCCACGGACGCTGGAAGTGAGTTCTAACATCGGGGTGAGTCGCATCATCGACCAGTTCTATCACAACGACCCGGAGAAGTTTGTGCGTGGCATTTACCGCCGAGGCTTGGCCCTGGACTTCAGAATTCCGCTCGTGGGCTCTTCCTCGGCGAAGATTCGAATGCCACGAAAGGCTCCCAACGGGCAGTGGCTCAACTGGAGCAATACGGCCCTTCCGTGGATGAGCATCGGCTATGAAACGCAGATTCCGCCCATCTCCACGCTCGCCTTTTATAACGCCATTGCCAACAACGGCTGCATGATGCGTCCGCGATTTGTGAAAAAGGTGATGAAGAACGGCGAGACGCTCATGGAGTTTCCACCCGAGGTGATGAAAGGTTATGAGCAGATTTGCAAGCCGAAAACGCTCAAAGAGATACAGACAATCTTGGAACATGTGGTGAGTCAGGGCCTGGGAAAGAAGGCCGGTTCGGCTTCTTTCAAAGTGTCGGGAAAGACCGGTACGGCGCAGATGTCGAAGGGAGCAGCGGGATATAAGTCGGGTACGACCGACTATCTGCTCAGCTTTGCCGGTTATTTTCCTTCGGAGGCACCGCGCTATAGCTGTATCGTCTGCATACAGAAGTCGGGCTTGCCGGCTTCGGGCGGCGGGATGTGCGGTCCGGTGTTTCATCAGATAGCCGAGGGAATCATGGCCCAAAATCTGAAACTCGATGTGCGCGACGCTCGCGATTCGACTTCGATTCTCTCTCCCGAGGTGAAAAATGGCAATATCCTTGCGGCCGACTACGTGCTCACACACTTGGGTATCGGCACTCGGGCGGAGTGGACCGGCTCGTATGCCACGGGACATCCGGTGTGGGGACGGGCAGAGCGTGCTAAGGATGAGACCGTTCTGCTGCGGCGCGCCAAGCAGTTCATCCGTTCGCAAATGCCCAATGTGGTGGGTATGGGAGCACGCGATGCGGTGTTCCTCATCGAGAGTCGTGGCGTGAAAACCCGTCTCTCGGGACGCGGAAAGGTGATGCGACAGAGTATCGTTCCTGGAACAAAACTGAAGAAAGGTATGCGGTGCGAACTGGAATTGAGTAGTTAG